Proteins encoded together in one Streptomyces asoensis window:
- a CDS encoding bifunctional serine/threonine-protein kinase/ABC transporter substrate-binding protein — protein MDPLRSSDPARVADHRLLGRLGAGGMGVVYLARTPNGALVALKVLLAEYAEEPGFKERFRREVEVARQVASPWAVPLVDADPDADSPWLATAYVPGPSLGEAVAAYGPLAEPGVRLLGARLAEALGEVHRAGLVHRDLKPGNVLIAHDGPRLIDFGIARAPQDTALTATGMVVGTPGYLSPEQASGPGGDDIGPASDVFSLGCVLAFAATGRAPFGSGAVDALLYRAVHDPADVDGMPAGLREVVEACLAKDPAERPDAAGLVERLSAADGPRDREASGWLPEPVTRLIAERSAAALALPDIEHTQVPSPAPARPEAAPQDTPGPDSDMRDAPPEADPAGQAPSAGPTDARPAGRRRFLLLAGGAVAVAAGAGTAWWAAARDDDAKSGATAAARRPAHTVALHADLSGPQRETGRAQERGLRVAVAQFNAREDASFTVKVKAVDDKGDPATSTRLAAQLADDPSVLAVVGPTTDATAQAALAKYDAGLVPVVTVSAGAMDLVLQGFRSFLLGRMPDSVLALYMSNYLRGTAGSRKVGLVVDRPAGNYGTTLATAISTQLSNARQPAVPEVVSALRPDFGTAVDAVLSAGADSVFFAGLPDRAALIAATLRERAFQGARVSGPALLDSRFLTAAQEDADGWVMVAPVVDATVKPEARAFAALYRARFDEAPPRYAAEAYDVTGMLLKALAALPAKRRTRANLLAAVQTGKYQGITKQFAFEQTGQMAKTGLMVIDGTGGFLWRVEKGGFVYGGPAPLTV, from the coding sequence GCACCCCGAACGGCGCCCTGGTCGCCCTGAAGGTCCTGCTCGCCGAGTATGCCGAGGAGCCGGGCTTCAAGGAGCGGTTCCGCCGCGAGGTCGAGGTGGCCCGGCAGGTCGCCAGCCCGTGGGCGGTCCCCCTGGTGGACGCCGACCCGGACGCCGACTCGCCCTGGCTGGCGACGGCGTACGTGCCGGGCCCGTCGCTGGGCGAGGCGGTCGCCGCGTACGGGCCGCTGGCGGAGCCCGGCGTCCGGCTGCTCGGGGCCCGGCTGGCCGAGGCGCTGGGCGAGGTGCACCGGGCGGGTCTGGTCCACCGGGATCTGAAGCCGGGCAACGTGCTGATCGCCCACGACGGTCCGCGGCTCATCGACTTCGGTATCGCGCGGGCGCCGCAGGACACGGCGCTCACCGCGACCGGGATGGTGGTCGGCACCCCCGGCTATCTCTCGCCCGAACAGGCCTCGGGACCCGGCGGCGACGACATCGGGCCGGCGAGCGACGTGTTCTCCCTCGGCTGCGTCCTGGCGTTCGCGGCGACCGGCCGCGCGCCGTTCGGCAGCGGGGCGGTCGACGCCCTGCTGTACCGGGCCGTGCACGATCCGGCGGACGTCGACGGGATGCCGGCCGGTCTGCGCGAGGTGGTGGAAGCCTGCCTGGCGAAGGATCCGGCCGAACGGCCGGACGCCGCCGGGCTGGTGGAGCGCTTGTCGGCAGCGGACGGACCCCGGGACCGGGAGGCCTCCGGGTGGCTGCCCGAGCCGGTCACCCGCCTGATCGCCGAGCGGTCGGCGGCCGCGCTCGCGCTGCCCGACATCGAGCACACCCAGGTCCCGTCCCCCGCCCCGGCCCGACCGGAGGCGGCACCGCAGGACACCCCCGGACCCGACTCCGACATGCGGGACGCGCCACCTGAGGCGGACCCGGCCGGGCAGGCCCCGTCGGCCGGACCGACGGACGCCCGGCCCGCCGGCCGGCGCCGCTTCCTGCTGCTCGCGGGCGGGGCCGTGGCGGTCGCCGCGGGTGCGGGCACCGCCTGGTGGGCGGCGGCGCGCGACGACGACGCGAAGAGCGGCGCGACCGCGGCCGCGCGGCGGCCCGCGCACACCGTCGCCCTGCACGCCGACCTCAGCGGCCCGCAGCGGGAGACGGGCCGGGCCCAGGAACGCGGACTGCGCGTCGCCGTAGCCCAGTTCAACGCACGCGAGGACGCCTCGTTCACCGTGAAGGTGAAGGCCGTCGACGACAAGGGCGACCCGGCGACCTCGACCCGGCTCGCCGCGCAGCTCGCGGACGATCCCTCGGTCCTCGCCGTGGTCGGCCCGACCACCGACGCGACCGCGCAGGCGGCCCTGGCGAAGTACGACGCCGGGCTCGTACCGGTCGTCACCGTGTCCGCCGGCGCCATGGACCTCGTCCTCCAGGGGTTCCGCTCGTTCCTGCTGGGGCGGATGCCCGATTCGGTGCTCGCCCTGTACATGAGCAACTACCTGCGTGGTACGGCCGGTTCACGCAAGGTCGGACTCGTCGTCGACCGCCCGGCGGGCAACTACGGGACGACCCTGGCCACCGCCATCAGCACCCAGCTCAGCAACGCGCGGCAGCCGGCGGTGCCGGAAGTGGTCAGCGCCCTGCGCCCCGACTTCGGCACCGCGGTGGACGCGGTGCTCTCCGCGGGCGCCGACTCCGTGTTCTTCGCCGGGCTGCCCGACCGGGCGGCACTGATCGCCGCCACCTTGCGCGAACGCGCCTTCCAAGGCGCCCGCGTCTCCGGCCCCGCACTGCTCGACAGCAGGTTCCTGACGGCCGCTCAGGAGGACGCCGACGGCTGGGTCATGGTGGCGCCGGTCGTCGACGCCACCGTGAAGCCGGAGGCGCGGGCGTTCGCCGCGCTCTACCGCGCGCGCTTCGACGAGGCGCCGCCCCGGTACGCGGCGGAGGCCTACGACGTGACCGGGATGCTCCTGAAGGCCCTGGCGGCACTGCCGGCGAAGCGGCGCACCCGCGCGAACCTGCTCGCGGCCGTACAGACGGGCAAGTACCAGGGCATCACCAAGCAGTTCGCCTTCGAGCAGACCGGCCAGATGGCAAAGACCGGTCTGATGGTCATCGACGGCACCGGCGGCTTCCTCTGGCGGGTCGAGAAGGGCGGCTTCGTGTACGGCGGTCCCGCGCCGCTCACCGTCTGA
- a CDS encoding bifunctional serine/threonine-protein kinase/ABC transporter substrate-binding protein: protein MEPLRTGDPSRLGRYRLLRRLGVGGMGVVFLARAPGGAIAAVKTVRSSYAQEPGFRARFRREVAVARQVDSPWVVPLLDADADAETPWLATSYVPGPSLSETVDTFGPLALTSVRTLGVRLAEALEAVHAAGLVHRDVKPGNILLAPDGPRLIDFGIARAPEATALTSSGVIVGSPGFLSPEQARALGGEIGPPSDVFSLGCVLAFAGTGVRPFGGGGAPGVLLRTVYEDPDPDALPDALAPLLKDCLHKDPSHRPALPRLREALAGRASEQAGADEGAEAGEAPGTGPAGSARDTGPAVGSGSGWLPEPVTRLINDRAAAVLTLGAVEPTQVSAPADPAAPGSSASPGSSAPQVSPDAVTLTAVTAAPPAAPGVSRRRFMVLGSTAGVVAAGGGGAWWWSTRSGTPGTPSSGASPRPDLVVAFHGDLTGPGKADGNAQLNGARLAVEQIDAEKDHPFRFRLVPHDDGGDPARADALAQRLTRDAGVRAVLGPTGDACFLGAEAAYTKAAMPVVTVSVDVDLDGRSFGYDQFRSHAALHVERSLLAAPCVRWLSNHADARKVFLVDDRAQGDIAWTLCDLTQRALRRAGRDSVLTSVPAGRIDYASLAARVRSAHADAVVFTGDAARAAGFATALRGSGFTGTRMATEQAFGPAFLSAAGAAATGWVFVTSFVDPAVRPAARAFAAAYRRRFGAAPGRYAAEAYDAVRFLAAACTKDGAAVRERGAIARRLREVAHTGITRTVRYRAGQGFNNDAMFDYQVTDGRFRYLGQYEEAAVS, encoded by the coding sequence ATGGAGCCGCTGCGCACCGGCGACCCGTCCCGGCTCGGCCGTTACCGGCTGCTGCGGCGGCTGGGCGTCGGCGGCATGGGCGTCGTCTTCCTGGCCCGCGCGCCGGGCGGAGCGATCGCCGCCGTCAAGACGGTCCGTTCCTCGTACGCGCAGGAGCCGGGGTTCCGCGCCCGGTTCCGCCGGGAGGTGGCGGTCGCCCGGCAGGTGGACAGCCCCTGGGTGGTTCCCCTGCTGGACGCCGACGCGGACGCCGAGACTCCGTGGCTGGCGACCTCGTACGTGCCGGGTCCCTCGCTCTCGGAGACGGTGGACACCTTCGGACCGCTCGCCCTCACCTCCGTGCGGACCCTGGGCGTCCGGCTCGCCGAGGCCCTCGAAGCGGTGCACGCGGCCGGTCTCGTGCACCGTGACGTGAAGCCGGGCAACATCCTGCTGGCCCCGGACGGGCCACGGCTCATCGACTTCGGCATCGCCCGCGCCCCGGAGGCCACCGCGCTGACCTCCAGCGGCGTGATCGTCGGCTCGCCCGGCTTCCTGTCGCCCGAGCAGGCACGGGCGCTGGGCGGGGAGATCGGCCCGCCCAGCGATGTGTTCTCGCTGGGCTGCGTGCTGGCGTTCGCCGGGACCGGCGTGCGGCCGTTCGGCGGTGGCGGGGCGCCCGGCGTACTGCTGCGCACGGTCTACGAGGACCCCGATCCCGACGCGCTGCCGGACGCCCTGGCCCCGCTGCTGAAGGACTGCCTGCACAAGGACCCTTCGCACCGCCCCGCCCTCCCTCGGCTCCGCGAGGCCCTCGCGGGGCGGGCGTCGGAGCAGGCGGGGGCGGACGAGGGCGCCGAGGCGGGAGAAGCACCGGGCACCGGCCCGGCCGGGTCGGCGCGGGACACCGGCCCGGCCGTCGGGTCGGGTTCGGGCTGGCTGCCCGAGCCGGTCACCCGGCTGATCAACGACCGGGCCGCCGCCGTGCTCACCCTCGGCGCCGTCGAGCCGACGCAGGTGTCCGCACCGGCGGACCCCGCGGCACCGGGATCCTCGGCTTCACCGGGGTCGTCGGCACCCCAGGTGTCGCCGGACGCCGTGACGCTCACCGCCGTGACGGCCGCTCCGCCCGCCGCGCCCGGCGTCAGCCGCCGCAGGTTCATGGTCCTCGGCTCCACGGCCGGCGTCGTGGCGGCGGGCGGGGGCGGCGCCTGGTGGTGGAGCACCCGCTCCGGGACGCCCGGGACGCCCTCCTCGGGCGCGAGCCCGCGGCCCGACCTGGTCGTGGCGTTCCACGGCGATCTGACGGGCCCCGGGAAGGCGGACGGCAACGCCCAGCTGAACGGCGCCCGGCTGGCGGTCGAGCAGATCGACGCCGAGAAGGACCACCCCTTCCGCTTCCGGCTGGTCCCCCACGACGACGGCGGCGACCCCGCCCGGGCCGACGCCCTGGCCCAACGTCTGACGCGGGACGCCGGTGTGCGGGCCGTGCTGGGGCCCACCGGCGACGCGTGCTTCCTCGGCGCGGAGGCCGCGTACACCAAGGCGGCCATGCCCGTGGTGACCGTGTCGGTGGACGTCGACCTGGACGGCAGGTCGTTCGGCTACGACCAGTTCCGCTCCCACGCGGCGCTGCACGTCGAACGGAGCCTTCTCGCCGCCCCGTGCGTCCGCTGGCTCAGCAACCACGCCGACGCGCGCAAGGTGTTCCTGGTGGACGACCGGGCCCAGGGCGACATCGCCTGGACCCTGTGCGACCTGACCCAGCGTGCACTGCGGCGGGCCGGCCGCGACTCGGTCCTGACCAGCGTCCCCGCCGGGAGGATCGACTACGCCTCGCTCGCGGCACGGGTGAGGTCCGCGCACGCCGACGCGGTCGTGTTCACCGGGGACGCGGCCCGGGCCGCGGGTTTCGCCACGGCCCTGCGCGGCTCCGGTTTCACCGGCACCCGGATGGCGACGGAACAGGCCTTCGGTCCCGCGTTCCTCAGCGCCGCGGGAGCCGCGGCGACCGGCTGGGTCTTCGTGACCTCCTTCGTCGACCCCGCGGTCCGCCCCGCCGCCCGCGCCTTCGCCGCCGCCTACCGCCGCCGGTTCGGCGCCGCCCCGGGCCGGTACGCGGCGGAGGCCTACGACGCCGTGCGGTTCCTGGCGGCGGCCTGCACGAAGGACGGCGCGGCGGTGCGGGAGCGCGGCGCGATCGCCCGCAGGCTCCGCGAGGTCGCCCACACCGGGATCACCCGCACCGTCCGGTACCGGGCGGGGCAGGGCTTCAACAACGACGCGATGTTCGACTACCAGGTGACCGACGGCAGGTTCCGCTACCTGGGGCAGTACGAAGAGGCCGCCGTGTCCTGA